One region of Ornithinibacter aureus genomic DNA includes:
- the rsmD gene encoding 16S rRNA (guanine(966)-N(2))-methyltransferase RsmD — translation MTRIIAGTLGGRTLRTPPGSGTRPTSDRVREALFSALDARGAVAGSRVLDLYAGSGALGLEAASRGAQSVLLVESDRRAAEVIAGNVRDLGLGQRVRVSRSSVDAALSRAPGEFEQVDLVFIDPPYDVDEDALGAALARLASGWLGPEALVVVERSKRSPEPTWPDGLERDGKPRTYGETTLWLARPAP, via the coding sequence CCCTCGGGGGCCGAACGCTGCGCACCCCGCCCGGATCGGGCACCCGGCCGACGAGTGACCGGGTTCGCGAGGCCCTGTTCAGCGCGCTCGACGCCCGCGGCGCCGTGGCCGGTTCACGCGTGCTCGACCTCTACGCCGGGTCCGGGGCTCTCGGGCTCGAGGCCGCCAGCAGGGGAGCGCAGTCGGTGCTGCTCGTGGAGTCCGACCGACGCGCGGCCGAGGTGATCGCGGGCAACGTGCGCGACCTGGGTCTGGGTCAACGGGTGCGGGTGTCGCGTTCGAGCGTCGACGCTGCGCTGTCGCGTGCACCAGGGGAGTTCGAGCAGGTCGACCTGGTGTTCATCGACCCGCCCTACGACGTCGACGAGGACGCCCTGGGTGCCGCGCTTGCCCGACTCGCGTCAGGATGGCTCGGCCCCGAGGCGCTCGTGGTCGTCGAACGGTCGAAGCGCAGCCCGGAGCCGACGTGGCCCGACGGGCTCGAACGGGACGGCAAGCCCCGCACGTACGGCGAGACCACGCTCTGGCTGGCCCGCCCCGCACCCTGA